A stretch of Cucumis sativus cultivar 9930 chromosome 2, Cucumber_9930_V3, whole genome shotgun sequence DNA encodes these proteins:
- the LOC101212079 gene encoding cell cycle checkpoint control protein RAD9A gives MEFSLSGNALKTFARSVTCLARIGNELVIQASPSQLAFYTLNASRSAYQAITFETGFFDHYAVSGNQVQCSVLLKAVCSVLRTPIVSIDHLKVQLPDPDALKVRWSLECFNGMKKTYFISCNIEPDIQHLSLDRRQFPSDLVVRPRDLNRLLSNFQSSLQEITVIATEPTSLPSEAASEIEGKAVELRSYIDPTKDNDALLHTQLWIDPMEEFVHYSHSGDPVDITFGVKELKAFLSFCEGCEVDIHLYFEKAGEPILMAPKFGLDDGSSSNFDATLVLATMLISQLHAGNQSQPPQEAASVHGESDRRAGSQAQAQAQQDTSRPNVSGHPSDHTRMWSDLSGSAPRSGNGAEGQVQGERNLSSSEQMEIQRISTIQISKAGCAQENDQVGRAGDYSMGRDQGRERQEKSDINGPPVSQHHPSNWVDEEDDDDDDGDDNELCVQSTPPYYEEQ, from the exons CTTGCTTTTTACACTCTCAATGCATCACGGTCTGCCTATCAAGCTATAACATTTGAGACTGGGTTTTTTGATCACTATGCTGTTTCTGGTAATCAAGTGCAGTGCAGTGTTCTTTTGAAG GCTGTCTGCTCTGTTCTCAGAACACCAATTGTCAGTATAGACCATCTGAAAGTGCAGTTACCAGATCCTGATGCATTGAAAGTGCGATGGAGTTTGGAATGTTTCAACG GGATGAAGAAAACATACTTTATTTCTTGCAACATTGAGCCAGACATACAACACTTGTCTCTTGACAGGAGGCAATTCCCAAGCGACTTAGTTGTAAGACCTCGAGATCTGAACAGATTACTCTCTAATTTTCAGTCATCCTTGCAGGAGATCACTGTTATTGCAACAGAACCAACTTCGTTACCTTCTGAAGCTGCAAGTGAGATTGAAGGAAAGGCTGTTGAACTTAGAAGCTACATAGACCCAACAAAAG ACAATGATGCACTGCTTCATACTCAACTCTGGATAGATCCTATGGAAGAGTTTGTCCATTATTCTCACAGTGGAGATCCAGTGGACATAACATTTGGAGTAAAAGAATTGAAG gcatttctttctttttgtgagGGCTGTGAAGTTGACATCCACCTGTATTTTGAGAAAGCTGGGGA GCCAATTCTAATGGCACCGAAATTTGGTCTGGATGATGGTTCCAGTTCAAACTTTGATGCTACACTTGTACTTGCTACCATGCTTATATCACAGCTCCATGCGGGAAACCAATCACAGCCTCCACAAGAAGCTGCTAGTGTGCATGGTGAATCTGATCGCAGAGCTGGCTCCCAAGCACAAGCACAAGCACAGCAAGATACATCTAGACCTAATGTCTCTGGGCATCCATCTGATCATACCAGAATGTGGTCTGACCTCTCAG GAAGTGCACCAAGAAGTGGTAACGGTGCTGAAGGACAGGTACAAGGTGAGAGAAATTTGAGTTCTTCCGAGCAGATGGAGATTCAAAGGATTAGTACAATACAGATTTCAAAAGCTGGGTGTGCTCAAGAAAATGACCAAGTTGGTCGTGCTGG TGACTATTCTATGGGAAGGGATCAGGGAAGAGAACGTCAAG AGAAGTCTGATATTAATGGTCCTCCTGTGTCCCAACATCACCCCAGTAACTGGGTGGATGAAGaagacgacgacgacgacgacggGGACGACAACGAATTGTGTGTTCAGTCAACTCCACCATACTATGAAGAACAATAG